A segment of the Lathamus discolor isolate bLatDis1 chromosome 9, bLatDis1.hap1, whole genome shotgun sequence genome:
TTTCATCTTCTAACCTGTTCTCTATTTTTATTCCCTATACACTTACACAGtcctcaaataaaaaaaatggactGAAATGCCCTCAGCTGAGCCACAATCATCTTTCTTTCCTATACAAAATTGAGGATattactgaaaataagaaaacaaataaaaaatgattGGTCTGCAGCCTAACTGGGGATTAATGTTTTGAGCTCATGTTATCTACTCCAGGCCTATGAAGACTCAGTTACTGACTACAGGTGACTCCTTTTATCTATTACCTACAACAGGATGCTTCAGGGTGGATCAGCAGATAGTAAAGACGATGGAGGGCCCCAGTTTGCTGAGGTCTTTGTCATCATCTGGTTTGGTGCAGTTGTTATCACACTAAACTCAAAGCTGCTTGGAGGAACTATGTGAGTACTGGTGTATTTAGTAGCAGTTAAAATGCTCCCACATAGGGAGTTTTTTGCAATGCTTTGGCTTGactacattttttccccatttccgTCACTCTTTTCCAGATCCTTTTTTCAGAGCCTGTGTGTTCTGGGTTACTGCATCATGCCCCTGACAGTAGCAATGCTGGTGTgcaggctggtgctgctggcagggtcTGGGACCATCAGCTTCATTATTCGTCTTATTGTAGTAGTGGCTATGTTTGGTTGGTCGACATTAGGTGAGTACTTTTTTGTGTTACAGTGCTGTTATGCATACTGAGTAGTGTGACACTTAAAGGGGTAGATCTGCATGCATTCTTTTGGGTAAAGCTAATGGAAATTGTAGCTCAAAGTGTTACTTAGGCTGCTGAAGCATTGCAGAAATAGTTCTTCCAGTCCTTGTGCTGGCAGAGATTTCAGCCTCTGGCTGTGCTTCTGTTGATTTTCATGATCATATGCAGATTGCCTTTGGCAGAAGGATGATAACTTACTACTAAACCACATGTGAGACTCATGGGTGTTTTATTCTGTGATCTATATTATAAATACTATTGGGAAATACTTATTTCATGCAGATGCATTTGCAttgtttttcctgctcttaATCTGTTAGTCTTATTCTTGTAGAATGTTAATCTGCATTTGTCTTTCTATATGATAAAGAAAGTTTTAATTGCGGTTTATAGACCGTTGGTATTGAGCAATGGATGACTGTTTTCTCTTGCAACGTAATTGTAATGCAGGTCCTAATTCAAAATTGTTAACATCTGCAGGGATCTTGGGCTTTTAGTTTTATGCTGCTTACatttcaggtatttttctttctcaccagCATCTACAGCTTTCCTGGCAGACAGTCAGCCTCCAAACCGCAAAGGTCTCGTTGTGTATCCCATCTTCCTCTTCTACTTTGTTATCAGCTGGATGATTCTCACCTTTACACCTCAGTGATCTCCTGTCAGAAAAGACTGTGTAACACGGACTGGAGTTTTTTTCATGAACGCTGCAGTTAATCATCGGCTTTATCTCTTTCTAATTTATATATACAGAGAGATATTGTAAAAAGGCAGGTTATGGGATAAAGCCAGAGAACTGCAAAAACTGGTCATTTGTATGTCCCTCCTTTTGAAAGATACAGAGGTCCAGCTgctaagggtttttttttatttagccCTGCTCTTCAGTtgtgttaaataaaaaatgccCACTGTGACAGGGATTATTCCGCCTGAGGAACAGAGCGGGAGATCCTGAAATTTCAAGATGTTGGATAGTTGAAGATGAAGTCATAGGATCATGCAACTTGGCAGAATTCTTGCTTGTGCTTGGATTCTCACTGAAGATGAATATGCCTTATGAAATAATAGACCTTCATTGCCATTACATGTTGGCTAGGGAAGAAGTGTGTTTGACACCTTTTCCATTCACTTCTAGAGTGGTGAAATGTGTATAAAGGGCATCGTAGGACAGAGCTTTCAATTTGAAATCAGATTTCAGCAAAAAAATGTTGGATCCTTTTTGCAGTCAGTTGGAGCTGGGCAAAGGGAACTGCATTTGCTCATATTCATGCATTGTCTATTTGTTTTATCCCTTCATACACCAAGAAATAGTGTTTCAGCCAAATGCCTTCAACACCTTAGCTGTGCTGACTAATCCATGTATCTTGTGAGAGAGAGAGTGTTTACACTGGATAGATACAAATCTTTTTGTGTGACCATAGATTAGAGAGTTAGAAATCCTGGAGAACAGTCAGAACTGGTTTGCAGCAGGGATGTGGTTATCACTCTGCAGGGAAGGTTGTCTGCAGAGCACCAAGCAAAGCATATGTATACAGAGTACATGTTAAAGGCTTGTGTGAGGTAAGTTGAGGTTTTGGTACAGAAGATGTTTAGGTGCTAACACACCGCACCATGAGTTATATGCCCTAAAGTTTTAAAACGGGtaggaggaaggaaaacaaatgatgaTGAAGCTGGTGGCTCCTGTGAAGCAGAATATGAATTCTGGTCTCAACTGCTTGTACGTGACTTTTCACTGGATTGTTTACATGGACAGCAGTTCACCATGAATGTGTACAAATTTGCATATTGTTTCTTTGTACTTACAATGAGATGTGAGAAACTTTTCTATAATTTGGGGTTGGTtagtttgcttggttttgcttaACACTTTCTAAAAGGGAAGGAggctttcttcttctccagTTCCCTGCAGGCACACTTCTGTACCTCACCTGGCAAATTGCACTGGTGTACAAGTGTGTCATTTGTATTTCAGTGTAGGGATTGAGACCTGGAGAATGGCTTTTTGAAAACTGtatagaaattatttatattgtCCATTATTTTCAGTAAGCAGCCCAAGGGGAGATCTTTGAAACATCTGGGGGTGAAAAAGCTGCTGttaaaatgtcacttttccTAACAATGAACATcgcatttcttttttcctgtagtgATTTAGATAGGCCCAAGATTGATGTATGTGGGTCCTGCTGAGGTGTAAATATGcctaatttatatttatatatataaaagtgcAGTTTCTGCTCTGAACACTGTAAGTATTGGATAGGTGGGATGGAAGTTTCTAAATGTGCAGATTAAAAGTACACTTTTGCATTTCTGGGAAtatgaagagggaaagaaacatCAGCTGCTCTCAGCAGGGAACCAGCTTTGCTGACTGTTGCCATCAAGTGTGTGTGAACCTGAGGGCAGCATCATCCCTAGACTTTCCTCTGTGGCTGTTCTGAGATGCT
Coding sequences within it:
- the YIPF6 gene encoding protein YIPF6, coding for MAAAEGSGDGGPLFAGLADVSISGDIPVEGEITVPVGSRSPDEDYSTLDEPVKDTIMRDLKAVGKKFVHVMYPKKSSALLRDWDLWGPLVLCVSLALMLQGGSADSKDDGGPQFAEVFVIIWFGAVVITLNSKLLGGTISFFQSLCVLGYCIMPLTVAMLVCRLVLLAGSGTISFIIRLIVVVAMFGWSTLASTAFLADSQPPNRKGLVVYPIFLFYFVISWMILTFTPQ